The following proteins are encoded in a genomic region of Campylobacter sp. MIT 12-8780:
- the pheA gene encoding prephenate dehydratase encodes MMNLEDLRAKIDEVDNEILKLLGKRMSYVKSVGELKYKNKGQIYRPERELAIIKRLKSLNQQNLLDEKAIEAIYQEIFAVSRNLEKPQIVAYLGPEGSYTHQAAQARFGAVSAYRALATIEDVFKELANKEANYAVVPIENNTEGAVGITMDCLAKFKEIKIFGELYMDIHHSFVSLNDDLKQIKRIYSHPQGYNQCHNFIQSHNLNEIEFIASKSTANAAFLASKDEYSAAICSKIAAKLYKVPVLFEKIEDNAANRTRFLILNENKFPQMPNCKTSILAHTAHKPGALFDLLSSFKKENINIYRLESRPVKSKDFLHSFYIDFEGHIDDAIVQKAIGSLKELVWLGSYLKAE; translated from the coding sequence ATGATGAATTTAGAGGATTTAAGGGCAAAGATTGATGAGGTTGATAATGAGATTTTAAAGCTACTTGGCAAGCGAATGTCTTATGTAAAAAGTGTTGGCGAACTTAAATATAAAAACAAAGGACAAATTTATCGTCCAGAGCGAGAACTTGCTATTATCAAGCGTTTAAAAAGCTTAAATCAGCAAAATTTGCTTGATGAAAAGGCAATCGAAGCTATTTATCAAGAAATTTTTGCCGTTTCAAGAAATCTTGAAAAGCCTCAAATTGTAGCTTATCTTGGACCAGAAGGCTCTTACACACATCAAGCTGCTCAGGCTCGTTTTGGGGCTGTGAGTGCTTATAGGGCTTTAGCTACGATTGAAGATGTGTTTAAAGAGCTCGCTAATAAAGAAGCAAATTACGCAGTCGTGCCTATAGAAAACAACACAGAAGGTGCGGTTGGCATTACGATGGATTGTTTGGCTAAATTTAAGGAGATAAAAATCTTTGGTGAGCTTTATATGGATATACACCATTCTTTTGTGAGTTTAAATGATGATTTAAAGCAAATCAAACGCATTTATTCTCACCCACAAGGATATAATCAATGTCATAATTTCATACAAAGTCACAACCTCAATGAAATCGAGTTTATTGCGAGTAAATCTACAGCAAACGCGGCTTTTTTAGCCTCAAAAGATGAGTATTCAGCCGCCATTTGCTCAAAAATCGCAGCCAAACTTTATAAAGTGCCTGTGCTTTTTGAAAAAATAGAAGATAATGCTGCAAATCGCACAAGATTTTTAATCTTAAATGAAAACAAATTCCCACAAATGCCAAATTGCAAAACCTCTATACTAGCACATACAGCTCACAAACCCGGAGCCTTGTTTGATCTTTTAAGCTCATTTAAAAAAGAAAATATCAATATCTACCGCCTAGAATCACGTCCTGTAAAAAGTAAAGACTTTTTACATAGTTTTTACATAGACTTTGAAGGGCATATTGATGATGCAATAGTGCAAAAAGCTATAGGATCGCTTAAAGAGCTTGTTTGGCTTGGATCATATCTTAAAGCTGAGTAA
- the lysA gene encoding diaminopimelate decarboxylase → MSADLKFDYKALAKEFGTPFYIYDFDMIKERFLRLKTAFKARKSQIFYAMKANSNLSLLSLLKELDSGFDCVSIGEVKRALQVGTKPYKIIFSGVGKSELELKQALEYDILYINLESEAEMYVLENVAKKLGIKARISIRVNPNVDAKTHPYISTGLNVNKFGVAFDLARKMYLYAHKSEFLEPVGIHFHIGSQLLDISPIHEASALVAKLVRELKALNIELKFFDIGGGLGVSYEGESEPDLYAYAQGVLGSLSGLDLTIALEPGRFLVARAGELVSSVLYEKITPSKRFIITDAAMNDLLRPSLYNAYHEIVLPYNEGEKSPCDVVGGICESGDFFAKDRLLEQSKNGDILVIKNAGAYGFSMSSNYNTRPKVCELAKFKDENDKTQIKLIRKRQSFETLVQDELECLKEG, encoded by the coding sequence ATGAGTGCGGATTTAAAATTTGATTATAAGGCTTTGGCAAAGGAGTTTGGCACTCCTTTTTATATCTATGACTTTGATATGATTAAAGAACGTTTTTTGCGTTTAAAAACAGCTTTTAAAGCAAGAAAATCTCAAATTTTTTATGCCATGAAAGCTAACTCAAATTTAAGCCTTTTGTCTTTGCTTAAGGAGCTTGATAGCGGATTTGACTGCGTAAGTATAGGCGAGGTAAAAAGGGCTTTACAAGTTGGCACTAAGCCGTATAAGATCATTTTTAGTGGAGTGGGAAAAAGCGAGCTTGAGCTAAAACAGGCTCTTGAATATGATATTTTGTATATCAACCTTGAAAGTGAAGCTGAAATGTATGTGCTTGAAAATGTGGCAAAAAAGCTAGGTATTAAAGCTCGTATCAGCATAAGAGTAAATCCAAATGTCGATGCAAAAACCCACCCTTACATCTCTACAGGGCTAAATGTTAATAAATTCGGCGTTGCCTTTGATCTTGCAAGAAAAATGTATCTTTACGCTCATAAAAGTGAATTTTTAGAGCCAGTTGGTATTCATTTTCACATAGGCTCGCAACTTCTTGATATAAGCCCAATACACGAGGCAAGCGCCCTTGTAGCCAAACTTGTGCGTGAGTTAAAAGCCTTAAATATAGAGCTTAAATTTTTTGATATAGGCGGTGGTTTAGGTGTTTCTTATGAAGGCGAAAGCGAGCCAGATTTATATGCTTATGCTCAAGGTGTGCTTGGCTCTTTAAGTGGGCTTGATCTTACCATAGCACTTGAGCCGGGACGCTTTTTGGTTGCACGAGCTGGTGAGCTAGTAAGTAGCGTGCTGTATGAAAAGATCACACCTTCAAAACGCTTTATTATAACAGATGCGGCGATGAATGATCTTTTACGCCCAAGCCTTTATAATGCCTATCATGAGATAGTTTTACCTTATAATGAGGGCGAAAAAAGTCCTTGTGATGTGGTGGGTGGAATTTGTGAAAGTGGGGATTTTTTTGCTAAAGATAGGCTTTTAGAGCAAAGCAAAAATGGGGATATACTCGTGATTAAAAATGCTGGGGCATATGGTTTTTCTATGAGTAGCAATTATAATACCCGCCCAAAAGTATGCGAGCTTGCTAAATTTAAAGATGAAAATGACAAAACACAAATCAAACTTATCCGCAAAAGACAAAGCTTTGAAACTTTAGTGCAAGATGAGCTTGAGTGTTTGAAAGAGGGGTAA
- the fliG gene encoding flagellar motor switch protein FliG yields the protein MIKLSEEQKMIYDDLSMPEKIAIFLIQLGEDVTTVVFSHMEINIITEVSRYIAMAKQVDKTVATAVLEEFYTLLQSNQYIKSGGLEYAKEILYKTFGPEIANKILEKLTKSMENNQNFAYLAQIKPQQLADFITKEHPQTIALILAHMDSTHAAETLEYFSDELRAEVVIRMANLGDISPSIIKRVSAVLESKLESLASYKVEVGGPRAVAEVLNRLGQKASKSTITYIEQSDEKLAETIKDLMFTFDDIAKLGTQAIREILKVADKRDLMVGLKGASEELKQKFLANMSTRASEAFLEEMGFLGAVRVKDVEESQRKVVEVVQRLAEQGLVQTGEADEMIE from the coding sequence ATGATCAAGCTTAGCGAAGAACAAAAGATGATCTATGACGATCTTTCTATGCCAGAAAAGATCGCTATTTTTTTAATCCAACTTGGAGAAGATGTAACAACTGTTGTGTTTTCTCATATGGAGATTAATATCATCACCGAAGTTTCTCGCTACATAGCTATGGCAAAGCAGGTGGATAAAACCGTCGCAACAGCTGTTTTAGAAGAGTTTTATACCCTACTTCAATCAAATCAATACATCAAAAGCGGTGGCTTAGAATACGCCAAAGAAATACTTTATAAAACTTTTGGTCCAGAAATTGCAAATAAAATTTTAGAAAAACTCACCAAAAGTATGGAAAATAATCAAAATTTTGCATACTTAGCGCAAATTAAGCCTCAACAGCTTGCAGACTTTATCACTAAAGAACACCCTCAAACCATAGCCTTAATCCTAGCTCATATGGATTCAACTCATGCGGCTGAAACTTTGGAGTATTTTAGCGATGAGTTAAGGGCTGAGGTTGTTATTAGAATGGCAAATCTTGGTGATATCTCTCCAAGTATCATTAAAAGGGTTTCTGCTGTGCTTGAAAGTAAGCTTGAAAGCCTTGCAAGTTACAAGGTTGAAGTGGGTGGTCCAAGAGCTGTGGCTGAAGTGCTTAACCGCTTAGGACAAAAAGCGTCTAAATCAACCATTACTTATATCGAACAAAGTGATGAAAAACTTGCTGAAACGATTAAGGACTTAATGTTTACCTTTGATGATATTGCTAAACTTGGCACACAAGCAATCCGTGAAATTCTTAAAGTTGCTGATAAAAGGGATCTTATGGTGGGACTTAAGGGCGCAAGTGAAGAGCTTAAGCAAAAGTTTCTTGCCAATATGTCTACTCGTGCGAGCGAAGCTTTCCTTGAAGAAATGGGCTTTTTAGGAGCTGTTCGGGTTAAAGATGTTGAGGAATCGCAAAGAAAAGTTGTCGAGGTTGTGCAAAGACTTGCAGAGCAAGGATTAGTTCAAACCGGCGAAGCTGATGAGATGATAGAATAG
- the fliF gene encoding flagellar basal-body MS-ring/collar protein FliF yields the protein MEEFKNMLHQIGQLYQNLSKRQRIVIAASIVVVIGFLVFLALYKGTGSSAKSNYAVLVENTDASNAAAIVTRLDQAGVPYILQNENTILVPQDQVYRQKMMVASEGLIKDSKMGWEGYDQQQFGATSEDQRIKYLRAIQTELARTIESLEPIQRASVLIAIPKDSVFTERQTPPTASVVLNIKEGLKLTPKQIDGIKNIVASAVPKLGKENVRITDQKGVPLEEDQAYESDLIATQIKYKRDREQELEQKIINTLAPFVGGTDKVVANVNIDFDFSQMESQSEVYDPNTVVRSEQTLNEERRGFKDPTIQGVPGAVSNISPVEGLQDNTSGEYSTKNQTTTNNEISKTITNTKKSFATILRTSAAVMIDGKYQESINENGEVVTEYIPLSDTQLQNIQNLVQRTINYDVARGDSVAVSNLEFAKGDVKVESKVKTFYSRFIEPFIPPVKYFIAAILLFIFYKKVIVPFTQKMLADVAAAEEQEQKDAGFIEDAEDALEKFNAARKRVEEQLGFGDSINEDALQYDVLLEKLKALVSDKSQEVATLLQTLVENDSEYNEHKDM from the coding sequence ATGGAAGAATTTAAAAATATGCTGCACCAAATCGGGCAGCTGTATCAAAATCTAAGCAAAAGACAACGTATAGTAATAGCTGCTTCTATCGTTGTAGTGATAGGGTTTTTGGTATTTTTAGCACTTTATAAAGGCACAGGTTCAAGTGCAAAATCAAACTATGCTGTTTTGGTAGAAAATACCGATGCGAGCAATGCAGCCGCTATCGTTACGAGACTTGATCAAGCTGGAGTGCCTTATATCTTACAAAATGAAAATACCATTTTAGTGCCACAAGATCAAGTCTATAGACAAAAGATGATGGTAGCAAGCGAAGGACTTATCAAAGACTCTAAAATGGGCTGGGAAGGCTATGATCAACAGCAGTTTGGAGCTACAAGCGAGGATCAAAGGATTAAGTATCTTAGAGCCATACAAACTGAACTTGCACGCACCATAGAAAGCTTAGAGCCTATACAAAGGGCGAGTGTGCTTATAGCTATCCCTAAAGATAGTGTTTTTACCGAAAGGCAAACCCCACCCACAGCTTCAGTTGTGCTTAATATCAAAGAAGGATTGAAGCTTACGCCTAAGCAAATTGATGGTATTAAAAATATAGTCGCTTCAGCTGTGCCAAAACTTGGTAAAGAAAATGTAAGAATCACCGATCAAAAGGGCGTGCCTCTTGAAGAAGATCAAGCATATGAAAGTGATTTAATCGCTACTCAAATCAAATACAAAAGAGACAGAGAACAAGAATTAGAGCAAAAGATTATCAATACCCTCGCACCTTTTGTAGGCGGCACAGATAAGGTTGTGGCAAATGTCAACATAGACTTTGACTTTTCACAAATGGAATCTCAAAGCGAAGTGTATGATCCAAACACTGTTGTAAGAAGCGAACAAACTTTAAATGAAGAGCGAAGAGGCTTTAAAGATCCAACCATACAAGGCGTTCCAGGAGCTGTGTCAAATATCTCGCCAGTTGAAGGCTTGCAAGACAATACAAGTGGTGAGTATAGCACCAAAAATCAAACCACAACAAATAATGAAATTTCAAAAACCATTACTAATACAAAAAAATCATTTGCTACTATACTTCGCACTTCAGCCGCGGTAATGATTGATGGAAAATACCAAGAAAGCATAAATGAAAATGGCGAAGTGGTAACTGAGTATATCCCACTAAGTGATACCCAGCTTCAAAATATACAAAATTTAGTCCAAAGAACGATAAATTATGATGTTGCAAGAGGCGATTCAGTCGCTGTGAGTAACTTGGAATTTGCAAAAGGTGATGTTAAGGTTGAAAGTAAGGTTAAAACCTTTTATAGTCGCTTTATTGAGCCATTTATCCCACCTGTTAAATACTTCATTGCAGCGATTTTACTTTTTATCTTTTACAAAAAAGTTATCGTGCCATTTACGCAAAAAATGCTTGCAGATGTTGCTGCAGCTGAAGAGCAAGAGCAAAAAGATGCTGGATTTATCGAAGATGCTGAAGATGCGTTGGAGAAATTTAATGCTGCACGAAAAAGAGTGGAAGAGCAGCTTGGTTTTGGTGATAGTATCAATGAAGATGCGTTGCAGTATGATGTCTTGCTTGAAAAACTAAAAGCTTTAGTGAGCGATAAAAGTCAAGAAGTGGCTACTTTGCTTCAAACTTTAGTAGAAAATGATAGCGAATATAACGAACATAAGGATATGTGA
- the hisC gene encoding histidinol-phosphate transaminase, whose amino-acid sequence MKFNDFLNNLSNYEPGKDIEVIAREYGVSEVIKLASNENPLGTSPLALKALQENAHKAYLYPDDSMSELKMKLANKFKVSEKELIIGAGSDQIIEYAVHSKLNTQNAFLQCGVSFAMYEIYAKQTGARCYKTASITHDLSELKALYSKHKDEIKLVFLCVPNNPLGECLNASEVEDFLSFVDEDCLVAIDAAYNEFASFKDEKKHLEPQKLLKKYKNALYLGTFSKLYALGGLRIGYGVANEEIIKAFYKLRAPFNVTNLSLKAAVAALDDEDFISRTLENNFNEMKLYEEFALKHAISFIPSYTNFITYFFDEKNSSDLSEKLLKKGIIIRNLKSYGLNAVRITIGKPYENERFFTEFEKII is encoded by the coding sequence ATGAAATTTAATGATTTTTTAAATAATCTAAGCAATTATGAGCCGGGTAAGGATATAGAAGTTATAGCCAGAGAATACGGCGTGAGTGAAGTGATCAAGCTTGCAAGCAATGAAAATCCACTTGGCACTTCCCCATTAGCCTTAAAAGCCTTACAAGAAAACGCTCATAAGGCGTATTTGTATCCAGATGATAGTATGAGTGAGCTTAAAATGAAGCTTGCAAATAAATTTAAAGTAAGTGAAAAAGAGCTTATTATCGGGGCAGGAAGCGATCAGATCATCGAATACGCTGTGCATTCAAAGCTTAATACCCAAAATGCTTTTTTGCAGTGCGGAGTAAGTTTTGCGATGTATGAAATTTATGCTAAGCAAACAGGAGCAAGATGCTATAAAACAGCTTCTATTACACATGATTTAAGTGAGCTTAAAGCCCTTTATAGCAAGCACAAAGATGAGATTAAGCTTGTATTTTTGTGCGTGCCAAACAATCCTTTGGGCGAGTGTTTAAATGCAAGTGAGGTTGAGGATTTTTTAAGTTTTGTTGATGAAGATTGTTTGGTGGCAATTGACGCTGCGTATAATGAATTTGCAAGCTTTAAGGACGAAAAAAAGCATTTAGAGCCACAAAAATTACTTAAAAAATATAAAAACGCCTTATATCTTGGCACTTTTTCAAAGCTCTATGCTTTGGGTGGGCTTCGCATAGGCTATGGTGTGGCAAATGAAGAGATTATTAAAGCTTTTTATAAGCTTCGTGCGCCTTTTAATGTAACAAATTTAAGTTTAAAAGCTGCAGTGGCTGCTTTAGACGATGAAGATTTCATTTCAAGAACTTTAGAAAATAATTTTAACGAGATGAAGTTGTATGAAGAATTTGCTTTAAAACACGCAATTTCTTTTATACCAAGTTATACAAATTTTATTACTTATTTCTTTGATGAAAAAAATAGCAGTGATTTGTCTGAAAAATTGCTTAAAAAGGGTATAATAATACGAAATTTAAAATCATATGGTTTAAATGCAGTGAGAATCACCATAGGCAAGCCTTATGAGAATGAACGATTTTTTACTGAATTTGAGAAAATCATATAA
- a CDS encoding flagellar hook-basal body complex protein — MFSGFYNGVNGIKTQNFGIDISANNIANINTPGFKYSSAEFEDIFYQRASSQSTNPAQSGFGGTGSASKVVFEQGSFMTSDGEFDVALNGKGFFGVLGANNQAYYTRNGSFSRDGNGNLVDSFGNYVLGTMNPNFSQMSFSDRVSSLMGTNLGSGAVTSGWTINNPNQDFSIGATTTQSILSVPKNLYLPPEVTTSVSFKGSLNAETKTQNVKVPLNTNNINIATNDEGKIVASGSVNRADIFSAKAGERVILNFKDANGVTSSIEAILDENLNYQTNAVDLAGLDRDSLYIDSAVLATEQESADNKTLEADVYNSDGSRSTLRYTLSRVLPQVGENIEYSISAGVYNSDGELVGGLSNGNLVFNQNGALIANSLTSVPNPNGGTISVNLGTPLNANVGSGYDGVYINKNSNSNDELVVRSNGFAEGFFSQYDISKDGSLVAQFTNGRTAVVGKLALYNFINEQGLASAGSNNFMQTSNSGAPTFIYDQNGNFNYTASFVGGKLEQSNADLSMELTNLIVMQKAFDASSKSITTSDEMIQRAINMKN; from the coding sequence ATGTTTAGCGGATTTTATAATGGAGTAAATGGTATCAAAACTCAAAATTTTGGTATAGATATAAGTGCAAATAATATAGCAAATATTAATACTCCGGGCTTTAAATACTCCTCTGCTGAATTTGAAGATATTTTTTATCAAAGAGCAAGCTCTCAATCAACCAACCCTGCCCAATCAGGCTTTGGCGGCACAGGTTCGGCAAGTAAGGTTGTTTTTGAACAAGGCTCATTTATGACAAGTGATGGTGAGTTTGATGTGGCTTTAAACGGCAAGGGTTTTTTTGGCGTTTTGGGGGCAAATAATCAAGCTTATTATACAAGGAATGGTTCTTTTTCAAGAGATGGAAATGGAAATTTAGTCGATAGCTTTGGAAACTATGTTTTAGGCACGATGAATCCAAATTTTTCCCAAATGAGCTTTAGCGACAGAGTTTCTTCTCTTATGGGAACAAATTTAGGCTCAGGCGCAGTTACTTCAGGCTGGACTATAAACAATCCAAATCAAGATTTTAGCATAGGTGCAACAACGACACAAAGCATACTTTCAGTGCCTAAAAATTTATATCTTCCTCCAGAAGTTACCACAAGCGTAAGTTTTAAAGGGAGTTTAAATGCTGAAACTAAAACTCAAAATGTAAAAGTGCCATTAAATACAAATAACATCAATATCGCTACAAATGATGAAGGCAAGATCGTTGCAAGTGGCTCTGTTAATAGAGCTGATATTTTTAGTGCTAAGGCTGGCGAAAGAGTGATTTTAAATTTCAAAGACGCAAATGGCGTGACATCAAGCATTGAAGCGATTTTAGATGAAAATTTAAACTATCAAACTAATGCTGTGGATTTAGCCGGACTTGATAGGGATAGCTTGTATATAGACTCTGCAGTTTTAGCTACCGAGCAAGAAAGTGCAGATAATAAGACTTTAGAAGCTGATGTGTATAATAGCGATGGCTCAAGAAGCACCTTGCGCTACACACTTTCTCGTGTATTACCTCAAGTTGGCGAAAATATCGAATACAGCATAAGTGCTGGGGTGTATAATAGCGATGGAGAATTAGTCGGGGGTTTGAGTAATGGAAATTTAGTCTTTAATCAAAACGGAGCTTTAATTGCTAACTCGCTTACTAGTGTGCCAAATCCAAATGGTGGCACCATCAGTGTCAATCTTGGCACACCTTTAAATGCAAATGTAGGCTCTGGCTATGATGGAGTTTATATCAACAAAAATTCTAACTCAAATGATGAGCTTGTCGTAAGATCAAATGGCTTTGCTGAGGGCTTTTTCTCGCAATATGATATCAGCAAAGATGGCTCTTTAGTCGCACAATTTACCAACGGACGCACTGCCGTTGTAGGCAAACTTGCTTTGTATAATTTTATCAACGAACAAGGCTTAGCTTCAGCTGGTAGCAATAATTTTATGCAAACTTCAAATAGCGGAGCGCCGACTTTTATCTATGATCAAAATGGCAATTTTAATTACACAGCAAGCTTTGTTGGGGGCAAACTAGAGCAATCAAATGCGGATTTAAGCATGGAGCTAACCAATCTCATCGTTATGCAAAAAGCTTTTGATGCAAGCTCAAAAAGTATCACAACAAGTGATGAGATGATACAAAGAGCCATTAATATGAAAAATTAA
- a CDS encoding DUF411 domain-containing protein, whose amino-acid sequence MKKIVLACLLTLPLLANDKLIELYESKTCGCCDLWAKYMQEKGYTLKVHKSDDFMQVKYKMNIKPEFQSCHTGIIAGYAIEGHMSESAVSWLLKEKPKNVIGLAVPGMPQGSAGMEQGFEDEEYPVIVMMKDGSSKLYGIYKGQKLIQKGEI is encoded by the coding sequence ATGAAAAAGATTGTTTTAGCGTGTCTTTTAACCCTGCCACTTTTGGCAAATGACAAGCTTATCGAACTTTATGAAAGCAAAACTTGTGGGTGTTGTGATTTGTGGGCAAAATATATGCAAGAAAAGGGCTATACACTCAAGGTGCATAAAAGTGATGATTTTATGCAAGTAAAATACAAAATGAATATCAAACCAGAATTTCAAAGTTGTCATACAGGTATCATCGCAGGCTATGCTATAGAAGGGCATATGTCAGAATCAGCCGTATCGTGGCTTTTAAAAGAAAAGCCAAAAAATGTGATAGGCTTGGCTGTGCCGGGTATGCCTCAAGGAAGTGCTGGTATGGAGCAAGGCTTTGAAGATGAAGAATATCCAGTGATTGTTATGATGAAAGATGGTAGCTCTAAGCTTTATGGGATTTACAAAGGGCAAAAGCTCATTCAAAAAGGCGAAATTTAA
- a CDS encoding HAD-IIA family hydrolase: MFFIDVQGTLLSDIDKSLITGAKELISFLNEKNLAYVIVTNNTKKLDFLEHLRAKGLDIKDNAYIDPFVVLLSLLEPCKIAAFGSAEFKQSLEKLGFSLDYKEAKAVLVASFDGFLMNDFAAMIELAKSGVRVIALHETSIYKKNERLYPGVGAIMKMLEYASNASYEVVGKPSFAFYKRALELLKSQDKRASFENTLIISDDFRGDLVQAKAQGMQTALVLSGKISSTKNLDESKLDFVYPSVAEFLQNLKEK, encoded by the coding sequence ATGTTTTTCATCGATGTGCAAGGCACGCTTTTAAGTGATATAGATAAAAGCTTGATCACTGGGGCTAAGGAATTAATCAGCTTTTTAAATGAAAAAAACTTAGCCTATGTTATCGTTACAAATAATACCAAAAAGCTTGATTTTTTAGAGCATTTAAGAGCAAAGGGACTTGATATAAAGGATAATGCTTATATTGATCCCTTTGTTGTGCTTTTAAGCTTGCTTGAGCCTTGCAAAATCGCTGCTTTTGGCTCAGCCGAGTTTAAACAAAGCCTTGAAAAGCTTGGTTTTAGTTTGGATTATAAAGAAGCAAAGGCTGTGCTTGTGGCGAGTTTTGATGGCTTTTTGATGAATGATTTTGCTGCTATGATAGAGCTTGCAAAATCTGGAGTAAGGGTGATTGCTTTGCATGAAACAAGTATTTATAAGAAAAATGAGAGGCTTTATCCAGGTGTTGGAGCCATTATGAAAATGCTTGAATACGCGAGCAATGCAAGCTATGAGGTGGTTGGAAAGCCAAGTTTTGCCTTTTATAAAAGGGCTTTAGAGCTTTTAAAAAGTCAAGATAAAAGGGCAAGTTTTGAAAATACGCTTATCATTAGTGATGATTTTAGGGGCGATTTGGTGCAGGCTAAGGCACAAGGCATGCAAACAGCTTTGGTTTTAAGTGGTAAAATTTCAAGCACAAAAAACCTTGATGAAAGCAAGCTTGACTTTGTCTATCCTAGTGTGGCTGAGTTTTTGCAAAATTTAAAGGAAAAATGA
- the fliH gene encoding flagellar assembly protein FliH: MAKNTNVISQSNANEHIVENYHFKVMSEFASTQEQNRMQEALNAPVPPATTQEAMPLEEKPNPQVAEPTLQAPLEEENKSEANAPFQSSFVEDLLKKTDEMSGNIIKLQMQIESQESEFNNRLNAELEGAKEKFTQEGYNKAKAEFDKETNELKDKYLKSVAKLDEACANLDVFVAKNEQELANTAIEIAKEVINKELEENSAQIALNLSKELISELKGAASIELKVSPSDYDFVKSELKELTHLKVSLDDAISKGSVIVLSDVGNIESNLNSRLNKIKKMVSQ; this comes from the coding sequence ATGGCAAAAAATACCAATGTAATTTCACAAAGCAATGCAAACGAACATATCGTTGAGAACTATCATTTTAAGGTAATGAGTGAATTTGCAAGCACTCAGGAACAAAACCGCATGCAAGAGGCTTTAAATGCACCAGTTCCTCCAGCCACTACCCAAGAAGCTATGCCTTTGGAAGAAAAACCTAACCCACAAGTAGCTGAGCCAACTTTGCAAGCCCCATTAGAAGAAGAAAACAAAAGTGAGGCAAATGCTCCTTTTCAGTCAAGCTTTGTCGAGGATTTGCTGAAAAAAACTGATGAAATGTCTGGCAATATCATCAAGCTTCAAATGCAAATTGAAAGTCAAGAAAGTGAATTTAACAACCGCTTAAATGCCGAGCTTGAGGGAGCAAAAGAAAAATTTACTCAAGAAGGGTATAACAAGGCAAAAGCTGAGTTTGATAAAGAAACAAATGAGCTTAAAGATAAATATCTTAAAAGTGTGGCTAAGCTTGATGAGGCATGTGCGAATTTAGATGTGTTTGTGGCTAAAAACGAACAAGAGCTTGCTAATACTGCTATTGAAATCGCAAAAGAAGTGATTAACAAAGAGCTCGAGGAAAATTCAGCCCAAATTGCTTTAAATCTCTCAAAAGAGCTTATCTCAGAGCTTAAAGGTGCTGCAAGTATAGAACTTAAAGTAAGCCCAAGTGATTATGATTTTGTAAAATCCGAGCTTAAAGAACTTACTCATCTTAAAGTTAGTCTTGATGATGCTATCTCAAAGGGTAGTGTTATCGTGCTTAGCGATGTAGGAAATATAGAGTCAAATTTAAATTCTCGTCTAAATAAAATCAAAAAAATGGTTAGCCAATGA
- a CDS encoding isochorismatase family protein, which produces MQTLLQKDESLLLGLDIQERLIPAMFYKEKVLKNAQILLTGARKLGIKTLISEQYPKGLGKTDEALKFKTIADFNALDHNDESPQVRLFEKISFSVMNDEAIVKCIKSTNCKSLVFFGIETHICVLQSVIMALKMGFEVWLIEDALSSRSKENHKNALRFMQTCGAKIINTESFLFGLMSDAKNEHFKAISTLIK; this is translated from the coding sequence ATGCAAACCTTACTACAAAAAGATGAAAGCCTACTTTTAGGACTTGACATACAAGAAAGACTTATCCCAGCAATGTTTTACAAAGAAAAAGTGCTGAAAAACGCTCAAATTTTACTTACTGGGGCAAGAAAACTTGGCATAAAAACGCTCATAAGCGAGCAGTATCCAAAGGGTTTGGGTAAGACTGATGAGGCTTTGAAATTTAAAACTATAGCTGATTTTAACGCCTTAGATCATAATGATGAAAGCCCTCAAGTAAGGCTTTTTGAAAAAATTTCTTTTAGTGTAATGAACGATGAAGCGATCGTAAAATGCATAAAAAGCACAAATTGCAAAAGCTTAGTCTTTTTTGGCATAGAAACACATATTTGTGTTTTGCAAAGTGTGATTATGGCTTTGAAAATGGGCTTTGAAGTATGGCTTATCGAAGATGCTCTAAGCTCAAGAAGCAAAGAAAATCACAAAAATGCTTTGCGTTTTATGCAAACTTGTGGAGCAAAAATCATCAATACTGAAAGCTTTTTATTTGGCTTGATGAGTGATGCAAAAAACGAACACTTTAAAGCCATTAGCACTTTGATCAAATAG